AGTTCACGTACAGGCTCTCTGGGACGGACGCCCGCTTCTCGTAGTTGAAACTTGAGAGGATACCAGCCTCCAAAATGAACGATCCTGTCATAAGGAGAAAATTTTCATTATTCGGGATGTATTCAATAAGttacttagattgaacttaaatttaagattagaaactaagtgctttaattggcctgtatatttagctgaccaataggctaaATGGATTCACTGAAGCATGTCTACGgataaaatcaatattgaatactggtcAAGAGGAGTGATTAATTTCAAGTTAAGTGCGTATTTggacatttgtttttttgttgttgatgtttttttctcaatccaacaggttttctctatatgtcgAATGAACATCCAGCTTGGCCTCAAAatcaaacacagaaaatatacttttaacatTGAGATGCTTTGTGACAGAAAAACTCGACCCCGTTCATAATACGGCATTTTGAGAAACTTCAAAGTTTGCGAACggatatgttttttaattacatCTTCCATGACCCCAAAGTCTGACAATTACAGTAAAAGACAATTGTTCTCATATCTAAAATCAGAGATCTTAGAACAAAACGGccaattttaaagataaaaccaactttaaatacatgttgaataagacaagtaaataaaataccgtTCTCGTCTGGTGGAAGTATCCGGAAGGCGACAGACGTTCCGTCGGTGTTCCAAGACAGCCCATTGATGGCGTGTCCATCAAAATCAGATATACCACCGTACTCTATAAGACTCCCGTTGGTAAAATCAATTGTGTAATGAACGCTGGCTGCAGTTTCTCTGGTCCCGAAGGGATGCATAAGAACAGTCGACATGTTCCGCCAATTATTGATCGCGATGACTTCATCAGCAATGAATATTGCGTCACTTCCGCCGGAAGGATCGTCAATTCCAAAGCCATAACTCTGGAGCATGTCAAGTTTCCCTGACACCGTGTCAACAGAAACGTAGTGGCTTCTATGAGGCTCAAACGGGTTGTAAGCGAACCCGTACAATGTAGCTCCAGATGattctttttcaattttgtacTTTGAATCATAAAATCTCTTCAACTTAAGCGCCCTCTTGAGCGGTAAAAGTTTTCTCTGATCAGATCTGCTTCCagagattttcatatttttagtcTTTTTTGCCGTTTTGGATATTTGGATATCCGCACACTGCAGGAAGGTTGTCTCCCCTGGTTTGTGGGCGTTGTAGCGCGCCCTAATGACGCAGTGATTACATTCCATCTCTGGGAGTTTCTGAAATATGTGAAACAAAACTGAATCACTGAAATGTAAGCATCAAAGAACTGAACACACTTAAATTTCtgaatcaaagcgctgaaatcACTGAAATGTAAGAATCAAAGCAATAATTTCTTAATCAAAGAACTGAAATCACTGAAATGTAggaatcaaagcactgaaacaGTATTTATAATCAATGCGCTGAAATCACTGAAATGTCtgaatcaaagcactgaaatcacttaaatttaagagTCAATGCactgaaaacattgcaatgtaataatcaaagcactgaaaacactgctttttttaatcaaagcgctgaaatcACTGAAACGTCggaatcaaagcactgaaacactgaaatacaataaacaaagcGCTGAAATCACTGAAATATAAGAAACAAAGATCACTCACGATGATAGCAGTGTAGTTTTCCTGGTAATCCTGAGAATGGACGTACTTGTCTGTGACCACTGTCAGCGTTGTAAACTCTGTACTGTTCTCATTAGGGGCTATTCCTATGTCCATGTAACCTGGAAAAATGaattgatattattaattaCGGATATCTTTGCTTTTTGTCACACGTGAAGTTTTACGAAAATATGAGAATACACTTACTTTACCCACAATGTCCTTgctagaaaaaatgtttttgaatcgTGTTTATGGTCATGTGGGGTTTCAAGAAGAAACCAAACACAACGCCCTAagatcacgaaaatacttaagtcttTTC
The DNA window shown above is from Mya arenaria isolate MELC-2E11 chromosome 6, ASM2691426v1 and carries:
- the LOC128239310 gene encoding uncharacterized protein LOC128239310, whose protein sequence is MKELGIFILFVCIHLASCHMCLMSPRQRGDMDISKSGSPTCTRHELPCGGQPIETPRLMYAPGQTVFFQWQQNFNHYEAGYPGYMDIGIAPNENSTEFTTLTVVTDKYVHSQDYQENYTAIIKLPEMECNHCVIRARYNAHKPGETTFLQCADIQISKTAKKTKNMKISGSRSDQRKLLPLKRALKLKRFYDSKYKIEKESSGATLYGFAYNPFEPHRSHYVSVDTVSGKLDMLQSYGFGIDDPSGGSDAIFIADEVIAINNWRNMSTVLMHPFGTRETAASVHYTIDFTNGSLIEYGGISDFDGHAINGLSWNTDGTSVAFRILPPDENGSFILEAGILSSFNYEKRASVPESLYVNFQWLETNMDNGKKVHALLGNENAPDELNARIYNFDIFNGDYIGFTELDVSSYTFMSMHSYIGSGNTLYAFSPGLWFDESWAWSLVAVDTDSGNVTKACDIAPKGIFQRFYGGSVVQGNQNPDGFLYHVLRVMDSEADFVVAVNPKTCEVRFSDVTNLRHLHSLQRPVPAA